In the genome of Gemmatimonadaceae bacterium, one region contains:
- a CDS encoding molybdopterin dinucleotide binding domain-containing protein — MLGMRPATIRNLRTREGDLRVTRYVATRRGDPERGPKIWMRASDALIRLVENGELVWVFGPRRHELAELEIDDSIPEGDVFARDIAGLSISEYIRVSKPDLDTPRNRSRA; from the coding sequence ATGCTGGGGATGCGGCCGGCGACGATTCGCAACCTGCGCACGAGGGAGGGCGATCTCCGGGTGACGCGCTACGTCGCCACGCGCCGCGGGGACCCGGAGCGCGGGCCCAAGATCTGGATGCGCGCGTCCGACGCGCTGATCCGCCTGGTGGAGAACGGCGAGCTCGTCTGGGTGTTCGGCCCCAGACGGCACGAGCTGGCCGAGCTGGAGATCGACGACTCCATTCCGGAAGGCGACGTCTTCGCGCGCGACATCGCCGGACTTTCAATCTCGGAGTACATCCGCGTGTCCAAACCCGATCTCGACACACCTCGCAACCGGAGCAGGGCCTGA
- a CDS encoding aminotransferase class I/II-fold pyridoxal phosphate-dependent enzyme — MHGDTKRREADSPVGEPLVQSVNYVQDFGTESLKYARYGNTPNIQSLERTLALLDGAEAAVVTSSGMGATACAMLALLRPGDHLLASAWIYGGTHHLFTTELRGLGIEVTLVDPSDPRVWRKEARPETRAIFLETPVNPTCRVIDLAPIRGYTNAQGIALVIDSTFASPINFRPLEHGADVVIHSTTKYLNGHHDVLGGVVLGSASFVDEVRDKVKYWGQAPDPFACWLLSRGLKTLGVRVRQQNESALQVARWAEKQRAISAVHYPGLESHPDHEIARAILSGFGGMLAIELAGGAPAADAFLRKLKLFTHAASLGGVDSLVIEPRFSSHARMTPEERAEMGIPDGFVRLSIGVEDVEDLITDLAQALS, encoded by the coding sequence ATCCACGGCGACACCAAGCGGCGTGAGGCGGACTCGCCCGTGGGCGAGCCGCTCGTGCAGTCCGTCAACTACGTGCAGGACTTCGGCACGGAGTCGCTCAAGTACGCGCGTTACGGCAACACGCCGAACATCCAGTCGCTGGAGCGCACGCTGGCGCTGCTCGACGGCGCGGAAGCGGCGGTGGTCACGTCCAGCGGGATGGGCGCCACGGCCTGCGCGATGCTGGCGCTGCTCCGCCCCGGCGATCACCTCCTCGCAAGCGCCTGGATCTACGGCGGGACCCACCATCTCTTCACCACCGAGCTGCGCGGGCTCGGCATCGAGGTCACGCTGGTGGATCCGTCCGACCCGCGCGTGTGGCGGAAGGAAGCGCGGCCGGAGACGCGCGCCATCTTCCTCGAGACGCCCGTCAATCCGACGTGCCGCGTCATCGACCTCGCGCCGATCCGCGGCTACACCAACGCGCAGGGGATTGCGCTGGTGATCGACTCGACGTTCGCGAGCCCGATCAACTTCCGGCCGCTCGAGCACGGCGCCGACGTGGTCATCCATTCGACCACCAAGTACCTCAACGGCCACCACGACGTGCTCGGCGGGGTCGTGCTCGGCTCCGCGTCGTTCGTCGACGAGGTTCGCGACAAGGTGAAGTACTGGGGCCAGGCGCCGGACCCGTTCGCGTGCTGGCTGCTCTCGCGCGGCCTCAAGACGCTGGGCGTGCGCGTGCGGCAGCAGAACGAGAGCGCGCTGCAAGTCGCGCGCTGGGCCGAAAAGCAGCGCGCGATCTCGGCGGTGCACTATCCCGGGCTCGAGTCGCACCCCGATCACGAGATCGCGCGCGCGATTCTGTCGGGGTTCGGCGGGATGCTCGCGATCGAGCTGGCCGGCGGCGCGCCCGCGGCGGACGCGTTCCTCCGCAAGCTCAAGCTGTTCACCCACGCGGCCAGCCTCGGCGGCGTCGATTCGCTGGTCATCGAGCCGCGCTTCTCGTCGCACGCGCGCATGACGCCCGAGGAGCGCGCCGAGATGGGTATCCCGGACGGATTCGTCCGGCTGAGCATCGGCGTCGAGGACGTCGAGGACCTGATCACGGATCTCGCTCAGGCGCTTTCCTGA
- the ftsE gene encoding cell division ATP-binding protein FtsE: MIRFQGVGKEYPRTGIALSHITFHVRKGEFAFLTGPSGSGKSTILKLAYMEEKLSHGDVRVSGLSARGASRREIAKLRRKLGIVFQDFRLLEDRNAEANVAFALEVTDTPKAAIQPRVHRVLAQVGLASKATSFPRELSGGEQQRVAIARALVNDPFVLIADEPTGNLDDRATRGIFQLLRDINSTGTAVLMATHDLELVRRTDYRVIELNHGRIVYDSAEPPPTEAAGGAP, from the coding sequence ATGATCAGGTTTCAGGGCGTCGGCAAGGAATACCCACGCACCGGCATCGCGCTCAGCCACATCACTTTCCACGTGCGGAAGGGGGAGTTCGCGTTTCTCACGGGGCCGAGCGGCTCGGGCAAGTCCACGATCCTCAAGCTGGCGTACATGGAGGAGAAGCTCAGCCACGGTGACGTGCGCGTGAGCGGCCTGAGCGCGCGGGGAGCGTCGCGCCGCGAGATCGCCAAGCTGCGCCGCAAGCTCGGGATAGTGTTCCAGGACTTCCGCCTGCTGGAGGATCGCAACGCCGAAGCGAACGTCGCGTTCGCGCTGGAGGTCACCGACACGCCGAAAGCCGCGATCCAGCCGCGCGTGCACCGCGTGCTGGCGCAGGTGGGACTGGCATCGAAGGCCACTTCGTTTCCGCGCGAGCTGTCCGGCGGCGAGCAGCAGCGCGTCGCGATCGCGCGCGCGCTGGTCAACGATCCGTTCGTGCTGATCGCCGACGAGCCGACGGGAAATCTGGACGACCGCGCGACGCGCGGAATCTTTCAGTTGCTGCGCGACATCAACTCGACCGGCACCGCCGTCCTCATGGCGACGCACGACCTCGAACTGGTGCGGCGGACCGATTATCGCGTGATCGAGCTGAACCACGGACGCATCGTGTACGACTCGGCCGAGCCCCCGCCGACTGAAGCGGCCGGAGGCGCGCCGTGA
- a CDS encoding permease-like cell division protein FtsX: MRLATREAFTGFRKSPLLSVLGIVTIAFSLFAFGLFALVALNIRNALQAVEERVEIRAFVADGTSPEAIATAMGDIGSFPEVQQVTYVSPDDALVRAKEELREFSDVFESGFLPGSMDIRLRPGFRDPATVKSVADRAGTYEFVDDVRYGQEWVEKLYRLRTLATFAGLALGAAFALVAVIIIGATIRTAVLARSREIAIMRLVGATDGFVRMPFLIDGFVKGVLGGLLALGMTWFAAQTITRHMIQTEFFDARVAAVGVIAGALIGLLGSLFSVGRHLNEV; the protein is encoded by the coding sequence GTGAGGCTCGCGACGCGCGAGGCGTTCACCGGCTTCCGGAAATCGCCGCTGCTGAGCGTGCTCGGCATCGTCACGATCGCGTTCTCGCTGTTCGCCTTCGGGCTGTTCGCGCTGGTGGCGCTGAATATCCGCAACGCGCTGCAGGCGGTCGAGGAGCGGGTCGAGATCCGTGCGTTTGTCGCCGACGGGACGTCGCCGGAAGCCATCGCGACCGCGATGGGCGACATCGGCTCGTTTCCGGAGGTGCAGCAGGTCACCTACGTGTCGCCGGATGACGCGCTGGTGCGCGCCAAGGAGGAGCTGCGCGAGTTCAGCGACGTGTTCGAGAGCGGCTTCCTCCCCGGATCGATGGACATCCGCCTGCGCCCCGGGTTCCGGGACCCGGCGACGGTGAAGTCGGTGGCCGACCGGGCCGGCACGTACGAGTTCGTCGACGACGTCCGCTACGGCCAGGAGTGGGTCGAGAAGCTGTACCGGCTGCGCACGCTGGCGACGTTCGCGGGGCTCGCGCTCGGCGCGGCGTTCGCGCTCGTGGCCGTGATCATCATCGGCGCGACGATACGCACGGCCGTGCTCGCGCGCAGCCGCGAGATCGCGATCATGCGGCTCGTCGGCGCGACCGACGGATTCGTGCGCATGCCCTTCCTCATCGACGGGTTCGTGAAGGGAGTGCTCGGCGGCCTGCTGGCGCTGGGCATGACGTGGTTCGCCGCCCAGACGATCACCCGCCACATGATTCAGACGGAGTTCTTCGACGCGCGCGTGGCGGCCGTCGGCGTGATCGCCGGCGCGCTCATCGGATTGCTGGGGAGCCTCTTCTCGGTAGGCCGGCACCTGAACGAGGTATGA
- a CDS encoding peptidoglycan DD-metalloendopeptidase family protein has translation MKRCWLLAVGCWLSVGAATAVHAQQQPQTTEARLRAQRDELERVRREREELQRRIAGLQRTAHNLTDEVQLLTRQREATRRVVQSLDRQLIAITEEVRTTTTNLVRAEDEAAIKHAILRKRVADIYKRGPLFTAEVLLSAQSFGDLIARYKYLHLLAQRDRALVRRVDDLQRRIRDNRAQLVRLQGDVRQNMLDKADEEQRIAGLQERERQALRNVQADTRRTRQRLAELERTARRLTSVIENFEAERRRAAARTGATRAPSTIRTADLGQLDWPVEGNILYNFGRVVNPNNTTTRWNGIGIAADDGTAVKSVSSGTIALAEVMGTYGNTVIVEHGGGDYSVYGSLRSISVRKGARVTKGQVLGTVGATDPTFPPHLHFEIRRGGPAVNPLTWLRGRQ, from the coding sequence ATGAAGCGCTGTTGGCTGTTGGCTGTTGGCTGTTGGCTTTCCGTCGGCGCGGCAACGGCGGTCCACGCCCAACAACAGCCGCAGACCACCGAGGCGCGGCTCAGGGCGCAGCGGGACGAGCTGGAGCGGGTACGCCGCGAGCGCGAGGAGCTGCAGCGGCGGATTGCCGGGCTCCAGCGCACCGCGCACAACCTCACGGACGAAGTCCAGCTCCTCACGCGGCAGCGCGAGGCCACCAGGCGCGTCGTGCAGTCGCTCGACCGGCAGCTCATCGCGATCACCGAGGAGGTCCGGACCACCACCACCAACCTCGTGCGGGCCGAGGACGAGGCGGCGATCAAGCACGCCATCCTTCGCAAGCGTGTGGCGGACATTTACAAGCGCGGCCCGCTGTTCACGGCGGAAGTCCTGCTCTCCGCGCAGTCGTTCGGGGACTTGATCGCGCGCTACAAGTACCTGCACCTCCTCGCGCAGCGCGATCGCGCGCTGGTGCGCCGCGTGGACGACCTGCAGCGGCGCATCAGGGACAACCGCGCGCAGCTGGTGCGGCTCCAGGGCGACGTGCGCCAGAACATGCTGGACAAGGCCGACGAGGAGCAGCGGATCGCCGGGCTGCAGGAGCGCGAGCGGCAGGCGCTGCGGAACGTGCAGGCGGACACGCGCCGCACGAGGCAGCGCCTCGCCGAGCTCGAGCGGACTGCGCGCCGCCTGACGAGCGTCATCGAGAACTTCGAGGCGGAGCGCCGGCGGGCGGCGGCGCGGACGGGCGCGACACGCGCGCCCAGCACCATTCGCACCGCCGATCTCGGCCAGCTGGACTGGCCGGTGGAAGGCAACATCCTGTACAACTTCGGCCGCGTGGTTAATCCCAACAACACGACCACGCGCTGGAACGGAATCGGCATAGCCGCCGACGACGGCACGGCGGTTAAGTCGGTGTCCTCAGGCACCATCGCGCTAGCGGAAGTCATGGGTACGTACGGCAACACCGTGATCGTCGAGCACGGCGGCGGCGACTATTCCGTGTACGGCTCGCTTCGCAGCATCAGCGTGCGAAAGGGCGCGCGCGTGACGAAGGGCCAGGTCCTCGGTACGGTCGGTGCCACCGACCCGACATTTCCTCCCCATCTCCACTTCGAGATCCGCCGCGGCGGCCCGGCGGTAAATCCGCTGACTTGGCTGCGTGGCCGGCAGTAA
- a CDS encoding SCO family protein has protein sequence MSRRLLRQFARAVGAASCLLLLSGCRDEYKFYGIPLNPMVTAPIEPLVRDDSSRFSIGAERGRASLVFFGYTNCPDICPTTLADWTRVKEALGSAALNVNFVFVTIDPETDTPEVVEQYLAKFDTAFVGLTGSPDQIATVAQGFGVTAFAEGTLPSGHTAMAHPSRVYLVDRRGRIRFVFPPGLRPEEIAEDVRHVL, from the coding sequence ATGAGTCGACGCCTGCTGCGCCAGTTCGCCCGAGCCGTTGGAGCCGCCTCGTGTCTGCTCCTCCTGAGTGGCTGCCGCGACGAGTACAAGTTCTACGGCATTCCGCTCAACCCCATGGTGACCGCGCCCATCGAGCCGCTCGTACGCGACGACAGCTCGCGCTTCTCGATCGGTGCCGAGCGGGGAAGGGCCTCGCTGGTCTTCTTCGGCTACACCAACTGCCCGGACATCTGTCCCACGACGCTGGCCGACTGGACGCGGGTGAAGGAGGCGCTGGGCAGCGCGGCGCTGAACGTGAACTTCGTGTTCGTCACGATCGACCCGGAGACGGACACTCCCGAGGTGGTCGAGCAATATCTGGCGAAATTCGACACCGCCTTCGTGGGCCTGACCGGCTCCCCCGACCAGATCGCCACGGTCGCGCAGGGTTTCGGCGTGACGGCCTTCGCCGAAGGAACGCTGCCGTCAGGCCACACGGCCATGGCGCACCCGAGCCGCGTTTATCTGGTGGATCGCCGCGGGCGGATCCGGTTCGTGTTTCCCCCGGGCTTGAGACCGGAAGAGATCGCCGAGGACGTGCGGCACGTTCTGTAA